ACCCCGCTCGCGGTCATCGCGACACCGGCGATCAGGAGGGGCAGACGCGGGCCCCGGCTGCCGACCAGCCGCCCGGCGATCGGTGCGCAGACGAAGCACAGCAGCGCCATCGGGAGCATCCACAGACCGGCGTGCAGGGCGTCCAGGCCACGGACGTTCTGCAGGTACAGCGTCGACAGGAACAGGAAGCCGCCGAGCGCGGCGAACGCGCTGACCGCGGTCACCGTCGCCCCGCTGAACGGCGCCGAACGGAAGAAGCGCAGGTCGATGAGGGGTTCCGCGCGGCGGGGCTCGTAGCGCAGGAGGCCGAGGAGCGAGGCGAGCGCGACACCGCCGAGGGAGAGGGTCTCGGCGACCGGAGCGGTCGGCGCCTCGATGATCGCGTACGTGAGGGAGCCGAGCAGTGCGATGACCAGGAGCTGGCCGACGGGGTCGGGGCGGCGGGCCTTCGGGGCGCGGGACTCGGGGACGTACCGCCAGGTCAGCAGCAGCGCGGCCAGACCGACCGGCAGATTGATCCAGAAGATCGAGCGCCAGCCGACCGATTCCACGAGGAGCCCGCCGATGATCGGCCCGGCGGCCATCGAGATGCCCACCACCGCGCCCCAGATCCCGATCGCCCGCGCCCTCTCGCGCGGGTCCGTGAACGTGTTGGCGATGATCGACATCGCGACCGGGTTCAGCATCGAGCCGCCGACCGCCTGCACCATGCGGAAGGCGACCAGCGATTCGAGGTTCGGGGCGAGGGAGCACAGCAGGGAGCCGATCGCGAAGACGACCAGGCCGGCCATGAACACCCGCTTGCGGCCGATCCGGTCCGCGGTGGAGCCGGCCAGCATCAGCAGCGCGGCCAGGACCAGGGTGTAGGCGTCGATGGTCCACTGCAGACCGGAGAGACTCGCGTTCAGGTCGCGCTGCATCGAGGGCAGGGCGACATTCAGAACGGTGTTGTCCAGGCTCACGATCAGGAGGCTGGTGCAGCAGATCGCGAGCACCAGCAGACGGCGACGACGGCTGAGCTCGGGCATGCGCTCCATCGTACGCCGAACTCAATAGTGCGCCTAACTAATGAATGGCGAGCACGCGTCCGTGTGCGTGACAATGGGGGAATGTCCACGCCCGTGTCCCTCGCTCCGGCCCCCCTGCGGATCGGTCCGCACACCGTCACCCCGCCCGTCGTCCTGGCCCCGATGGCAGGCATCACGAACGCGCCCTTCCGTACCCTGTGCAGGGAGTTCAGCGGCGGCAAGGGACTGTTCGTCAGCGAGATGATCACCACGCGGGCGCTGGTCGAGCGCAATGAGAAGACCATGCAGCTGATC
The DNA window shown above is from Streptomyces akebiae and carries:
- a CDS encoding MFS transporter is translated as MPELSRRRRLLVLAICCTSLLIVSLDNTVLNVALPSMQRDLNASLSGLQWTIDAYTLVLAALLMLAGSTADRIGRKRVFMAGLVVFAIGSLLCSLAPNLESLVAFRMVQAVGGSMLNPVAMSIIANTFTDPRERARAIGIWGAVVGISMAAGPIIGGLLVESVGWRSIFWINLPVGLAALLLTWRYVPESRAPKARRPDPVGQLLVIALLGSLTYAIIEAPTAPVAETLSLGGVALASLLGLLRYEPRRAEPLIDLRFFRSAPFSGATVTAVSAFAALGGFLFLSTLYLQNVRGLDALHAGLWMLPMALLCFVCAPIAGRLVGSRGPRLPLLIAGVAMTASGVLFAAFEGETENVTLVIGYVLFGLGFGFVNAPITNTAVSGMPRAQAGVAAAVASTSRQIGQTLGVAVIGAVLAAGIGSSSYADSFGAAARPAWWIVAACGFAVLVLGALTTGAWARGTAARTAERLESVEVRDAAGSLR